The following proteins are encoded in a genomic region of Hippoglossus hippoglossus isolate fHipHip1 chromosome 3, fHipHip1.pri, whole genome shotgun sequence:
- the nudt21 gene encoding cleavage and polyadenylation specificity factor subunit 5 isoform X2 yields MSVVPPSRSAAGWPRGGAVQFGNKYISGPAKPLTLERTINLYPLTNYTFGTKEPLYEKDSSVAARFQRMREEFDKMGMRRTVEGVLIVHEHRLPHVLLLQLGTTFFKLPGGELSPGEDEVEGLKRLMTEILGRQDGVKQDWVIDDCIGNWWRPNFEPPQYPYIPAHITKPKEHKKLFLVQLQEKALFAVPKNYKLVAAPLFELYDNAPGYGPIISSLPQLLSRFNFIYN; encoded by the exons ATGTCCGTGGTGCCTCCCAGTCGCTCGGCCGCCGGATGGCCGCGCGGTGGTGCCGTTCAGTTCGGGAACAAGTACATCAGCGGGCCCGCGAAACCGCTCACCCTGGAGAGGACCATCAACCT atATCCTCTCACCAACTACACATTCGGCACCAAGGAGCCTCTGTATGAGAAGGACAGTTCGGTGGCAGCCCGGTTCCAGAGGATGCGGGAGGAGTTTGATAAAATGGGAATGCGAAGGACAGTCGAGGGTGTCCTCATTGTCCATGAACACAGACTGCCTCACGTGTTGCTTCTACAGCTGGGCACCACCTTCTTTAAACT GCCTGGTGGAGAACTGAGTCCTGGAGAAGATGAGGTGGAGGGTCTGAAGCGCCTGATGACTGAG ATCCTCGGGCGACAGGATGGGGTGAAGCAGGACTGGGTGATTGACGACTGTATCGGAAACTGGTGGCGCCCCAACTTTGAGCCTCCACAG TACCCCTACATTCCAGCTCACATCACCAAACCCAAGGAGCATAAGAAACTGTTCCTGGTCCAGCTGCAGGAAAAAG CGCTGTTTGCTGTCCCCAAAAACTATAAACTGGTGGCAGCACCATTGTTTGAACTGTATGACAATGCTCCTGGATATGGACCAATCATTTCCAGTCTACCACAGCTACTGAGCAG
- the LOC117759026 gene encoding mucin-5AC-like: MTYPSQSVYTEKGPEERGGGRERRGSVVRSVSLARPGPSHLSVEALHTAGACALSNGASATEPRQQSSTATACRVSPMELPLGGPALRHYTQSRPRPHRQKLNYRPSRPQETIIESEHEVLELMGRVDEGVEEFFTKRVLPTDTLKNQDEETITVHEVAPASSVPCPPQTKTLRRKLGDFFTLKKRRGLKSEPSHEGRPKKASIADFIRPLREVARAEKDKEKDRVKEHDKENEKEKAKDGESAVHETPVSGAAPLRGDAAPPRRALREGKSQSLILLSGSAAAGHTNARNTAKKQFEGQNSFEQKLHLMLQRIGVSKPPPEETQNQEGEMKKAESEGTIIDSKPEPTASFSKPRTMSASSDTRHQIRPSVSAHESAGKPALLPKPVIKPGAPPTTSGRNTPENELAQIQEGETNTPTKVSPTAAPSPPPAPTATTIPTVPTMSDSIPDSISPSSTVTPSDTDICTDSVNTTAAATMPTNATELDSTASEGSAATTTLPTTTTPTTLTSTTTPTDPPATVSVISTSSVPIPPSPSVTSDLTTTTTPSITTIESVSAPISESSVSTASLNLSPISTLPELNGILSVDASPGDAPISVYTTAASPSTSTSTAPSCLSTTINSFTEASDDSTLVASPCCVTLLSPVAENSSPTSNSYDAIPATVSPDAPVATSSTLIAAAPPPPSSTTNRSPTPTDCINSIPASTVTHPVIPSPTDICVPSTSCVETTPTDTTSTTTTLNHAETTPTSSSATTAGVSSTLATDSDPDYFNNATTTLTIPTTPTIFVSDSSSATSQHLTSPAHSNDRPGQDKDLQTSPEEQPSAEPAEKSTDEELEMVQKSKQTEMDEEKGVVDDEKRHEKPTLVSSEETRKEVQEESEKAEEDAVAEPLSGREGEWCEVSDEVEVKEGEVEEGVVEGPKQEETKSTSEK, encoded by the exons atgacttACCCCTCACAAAGTGTTTACACGGAAAAAGGCCCTGAAGAG AGGGGAGGGGGCAGAGAAAGGCGAGGCTCTGTTGTCAGATCTGTCAGTCTAGCCCGGCCTGGCCCCTCCCACCTCAGTGTGGAAGCATTACATACTGCTGGTGCTTGTGCTCTTAGCAACGGTGCCTCAGCAACAGAGCCACGGCAACAGAGCTCCACGGCAACAGCGTGCCGTGTCTCCCCAATGGAGCTGCCATTGGGCGGACCAGCGCTCAGGCACTACACCCAGAGCCGGCCGAGACCTCATCGACAAAAACTGAACTATCGTCCCAGCAGACCACAG GAGACAATAATCGAGAGTGAACATGAAGTCCTCGAGCTCATGGGGCGAGTGGATGAAGGAGTCGAAGAGTTCTTTACTAAGAGGGTACTTCCTACTGATACACT GAAAAATCAGGATGAGGAAACCATCACAGTGCACGAAGTGGCTCCTGCCAGCTCCGTCCCTTGTCCACCCCAGACGAAAACACTCAGGAGGAAGCTCGGCGATTTCTTCACACTCAAAAAGAGACGAGGTCTGAAATCGGAGCCAAGCCATGAGGGGCGCCCCAAAAAGGCCTCCATTGCTGATTTCATTCGTCCGCTCAGGGAGGTCGCCAGAGCtgagaaagataaagaaaaggacAGAGTAAAGGAACATGAcaaggaaaatgaaaaggaaaaagcgAAAGATGGAGAGTCGGCTGTTCATGAGACACCTGTTTCTGGTGCTGCCCCACTTAGAGGTGACGCGGCGCCTCCACGCCGAGCTCTCAGAGAGGGGAAGTCCCAATCTCTCATTCTGCTGTCTggatcagcagctgcagggcaCACCAATGCCAGAAACACTGCAAAG AAACAATTCGAAGGCCAGAATAGTTTTGAACAGAAACTCCATCTCATGCTTCAACGTATTGGAGTTTCCAAACCCCCACCAGAAGAGACAcag aatcaggagggagagatgaagaaagCAGAATCTGAAG GAACCATCATTGACAGTAAACCTGAGCCAACGGCATCTTTCTCAAAACCTCGAACAATGTCTGCATCCTCAG atACAAGGCATCAAATTCGACCAAGTGTGTCAGCACACGAGTCAGCTGGGAAACCTGCTCTGCTCCCAAAGCCAGTCATCAAGCCAGGTGCACCCCCCACAACATCTGGCCGCAACACACCTGAGAACGAGCTGGCCCAAATACAGGAAGGGGAGACGAACACGCCCACTAAAGTCAGTCCAACTGCagccccgtctcctcctcccgcCCCCACTGCTACCACCATTCCTACTGTTCCGACAATGTCAGATTCAATCCCCGACTCAATTTCCCCTTCAAGTACTGTAACTCCCTCCGACACAGATATATGCACTGACTCTGTTAACACTACTGCAGCAGCTACAATGCCCACGAATGCTACAGAGCTTGACAGCACAGCCTCAGAAGGTAGTGCAGCTACCACCACACTGCCCACCACTACCACCCCGACAACCCTCACAAGCACCACTACACCCACTGATCCCCCTGCCACTGTCTCAGttatttccacttcctctgtgcCCATCCCTCCCAGCCCCTCTGTCACTTCCGATTTAACCACAACAACAACGCCTTCCATTACCACCATTGAATCTGTCTCCGCTCCCATCAGTGAAAGTTCTGTTTCCACAGCATCGCTTAATCTGTCGCCTATATCGACTTTGCCAGAGCTAAATGGTATTCTCTCAGTCGATGCTTCTCCTGGTGACGCACCTATTTCTGTCTACACCACAGCTGCTTCACCCTCAACCAGCACATCAACTGCACCATCATGCTTGTCCACCaccatcaattcatttactgAAGCTAGTGATGATTCCACTTTGGTCGCCTCCCCTTGCTGTGTGACTTTACTTTCACCAGTTGCAGAAAATTCATCTCCAACATCAAACTCCTATGATGCGATCCCAGCTACTGTCTCACCTGATGCCCCCGTTGCCACTTCCTCCACCCTGATCGCTGCGGCCCCTCCTCCCCCCAGCTCCACCACCAATAGAAGCCCAACTCCCACTGACTGCATCAACTCCATCCCTGCTTCCACCGTTACTCACCCAGTCATTCCTAGCCCCACTGACATCTGTGTTCCCTCTACATCTTGTGTTGAAACAACCCCCACAGACACCacttccaccaccaccactttaAACCATGCAGAAACCACTCCCACCAGCAGCTCAGCAACCACAGCAGGAGTTAGCTCCACACTGGCGACTGACTCAGACCCAGATTATTTTAACAATGCGACCACTACACTTACTATCCCCACAACCCCAACTATCTTTGTTAGTGATAGCTCAAGTGCTACTTCTCAACATTTGACCAGTCCAGCACACTCTAATGATCGTCCAGGCCAAGATAAAGATCTACAGACATCTCCTGAAGAACAACCCAGTGCAGAGCCTGCAGAGAAGAGCACAG ATGAGGAGCTTGAGATGGTTCAAAAGAGTAAACAAACTGAGATGGATGAGGAAAAGGGAGTTGTTGATGATGAGAAGAGGCATGAAAAACCAACGTTGGTCAGCAGTGAAGAAACAAGGAAAGAAGTGCaggaagaaagtgagaaagcTGAAGAAGACGCAGTGGCTGAACCTCTATcggggagagagggtgagtggTGTGAGGTGAGTGATGAGGTAGAAGTAAAAGAGGGAGAAGTAGAAGAGGGAGTAGTTGAGGGTCccaaacaagaggaaacaaagtCAACAAGCGAGaagtaa